A section of the Bradyrhizobium oligotrophicum S58 genome encodes:
- a CDS encoding DUF892 family protein yields MFASIKTRQDTMQSGMANLLVMRHAMSGDEILKNTLANNAFENFEIAAYKSLLALCRAAGVEDARGPLTQSLQEEERMAEWVDSNVEKVTLEFVRHEERQAAA; encoded by the coding sequence GTGTTCGCGTCCATCAAGACTCGTCAGGACACGATGCAGTCGGGTATGGCCAATCTGTTGGTCATGAGACATGCGATGTCCGGCGACGAGATCCTGAAAAACACCCTCGCCAACAATGCGTTCGAGAACTTCGAGATCGCCGCCTACAAGTCGTTGCTTGCGCTGTGCCGGGCCGCCGGTGTCGAAGACGCGCGCGGCCCGCTCACGCAGTCGCTGCAGGAAGAGGAGCGGATGGCGGAGTGGGTCGATTCCAATGTCGAGAAGGTCACGCTGGAATTCGTTCGGCACGAGGAGCGTCAGGCTGCAGCCTGA
- a CDS encoding RidA family protein, with protein MTVTRKIRSAIHHRIVEANGFVFVGGTIADDTSVSMGEQTRNILGKIDGFLKEAGTDKTRVVSGQIFVTDLSKKKEMDAAWTAFFGDDLPVRATVGISDLGGGALIEIVVTAVKG; from the coding sequence ATGACCGTCACCCGCAAGATCCGCTCCGCCATCCATCACCGCATCGTCGAGGCCAACGGCTTCGTCTTCGTCGGCGGCACCATCGCCGACGACACCTCGGTGTCCATGGGCGAGCAGACCCGCAACATTCTCGGCAAGATCGACGGCTTCCTGAAAGAGGCCGGCACCGACAAGACGCGCGTCGTCTCCGGCCAGATCTTCGTCACCGATCTGTCGAAGAAGAAGGAGATGGATGCGGCCTGGACCGCATTCTTCGGCGACGATCTGCCGGTCCGCGCCACGGTCGGCATCTCCGATCTCGGCGGCGGCGCCCTGATCGAGATCGTGGTCACCGCAGTCAAGGGCTGA
- a CDS encoding (2Fe-2S)-binding protein has translation MFKRADGDARRPVTIHVEGQAVTAREGDTVSAALLASGLDVRRSTAVSGARRLPYCMMGVCFDCLVTIDGVGNRQGCLVPVADGMQIEIQKGKREIGK, from the coding sequence ATGTTCAAGCGAGCAGACGGCGATGCCAGGCGGCCGGTGACGATCCATGTCGAAGGCCAGGCGGTCACCGCGCGCGAGGGCGACACGGTGTCGGCGGCGCTGCTCGCCTCAGGCCTCGACGTCCGCCGCTCGACCGCGGTCAGCGGCGCCAGGCGGCTGCCTTACTGCATGATGGGCGTGTGCTTCGATTGTCTCGTCACCATCGACGGCGTCGGCAACCGCCAGGGCTGCCTCGTCCCTGTCGCCGACGGCATGCAGATCGAAATCCAGAAGGGCAAGCGGGAGATCGGCAAATGA
- a CDS encoding NAD(P)/FAD-dependent oxidoreductase has product MSAAPKRDQYDVVVIGAGPAGLAATATVADAGLSTLLLDENAGPGGQVWRAINSTPVKTEALLGTDYWSGAGIAKAASESDAEIIHRATVWSLDRNLELGISVGGGSAFIKARRVIIATGAQERPFPIPGWTLPGVMTAGAAQTMLKSSGLVPDCPAVIAGQGPLLWLLAAQILRLGGRIDRVLDTTPRANYIAALPHAFAFMTSPYFLKGLAMMREVKAKVQVVKGVTELSASGDGKLASVTYVAAGPRETIPADLLLLHQGVVPNVNLAMAAGVEHRWNELQLCWTPVLDADGNSSIPGIAIAGDGAGIGGAQAAVWRGRIAAVSAIKALRPAAKVIDYSSQLKRAERGRAFLDVLFQPAKQFRIPQGDTIVCRCEEITAKDVLDSVAIGATGPNQLKAYRRTGMGPCQGRLCGLTVTELMAEARGKSPQEIGYYRLRAPVKPIMLSELANLPKNEDATKAVVRG; this is encoded by the coding sequence ATGAGCGCGGCGCCGAAGCGAGATCAATATGACGTCGTGGTGATCGGCGCCGGCCCCGCAGGGCTTGCTGCGACAGCCACCGTGGCCGATGCCGGATTGTCCACTCTGCTGCTCGACGAGAACGCCGGCCCGGGCGGACAGGTCTGGCGCGCGATCAACTCCACGCCAGTGAAGACTGAAGCGTTGCTTGGCACGGACTACTGGTCCGGCGCTGGCATCGCCAAAGCAGCAAGTGAGAGCGACGCCGAGATCATCCACCGCGCCACCGTGTGGAGCCTCGACCGCAACCTCGAACTCGGCATCTCCGTGGGTGGCGGCTCGGCCTTCATCAAGGCCAGGCGCGTCATCATCGCGACCGGCGCGCAGGAGCGTCCGTTCCCGATTCCCGGCTGGACCCTGCCGGGCGTGATGACGGCCGGCGCAGCGCAGACGATGCTGAAATCGTCCGGGCTGGTGCCGGATTGTCCGGCCGTGATCGCAGGGCAGGGCCCGCTGCTGTGGCTGCTCGCCGCCCAGATCCTGCGGCTCGGCGGCCGCATCGACCGTGTGCTCGACACCACGCCGCGCGCCAACTACATCGCCGCCCTGCCGCACGCCTTTGCGTTCATGACCTCGCCTTACTTCTTGAAAGGTCTGGCGATGATGCGCGAGGTCAAGGCCAAGGTGCAGGTGGTCAAGGGCGTCACCGAATTGTCCGCAAGCGGCGACGGCAAGCTCGCTTCCGTCACTTACGTCGCCGCCGGCCCGCGCGAGACGATCCCGGCGGATCTGCTCCTGTTGCATCAGGGCGTGGTGCCCAATGTCAATCTGGCGATGGCCGCCGGTGTCGAGCATCGCTGGAACGAACTGCAGCTATGCTGGACGCCTGTGCTCGATGCTGACGGCAACAGCTCGATCCCGGGCATCGCGATTGCCGGCGACGGCGCCGGCATCGGTGGTGCGCAGGCTGCCGTGTGGCGCGGGCGCATTGCGGCGGTAAGTGCAATCAAGGCGCTTCGGCCCGCCGCAAAGGTCATTGACTATTCGTCGCAATTGAAGCGGGCCGAGCGCGGCCGCGCCTTTCTCGATGTCCTGTTCCAGCCGGCGAAGCAGTTTCGCATCCCGCAAGGCGATACCATCGTGTGCCGCTGCGAGGAGATCACCGCCAAGGATGTGCTCGACTCCGTCGCGATCGGCGCCACCGGGCCGAACCAGCTCAAGGCCTATCGCCGCACCGGCATGGGCCCATGCCAGGGCCGGCTGTGCGGCTTGACCGTCACCGAACTGATGGCGGAGGCGCGCGGCAAGAGCCCGCAGGAGATCGGCTATTATCGCCTGCGTGCGCCGGTGAAGCCGATCATGCTGTCGGAGCTGGCGAACCTTCCCAAGAACGAAGACGCGACCAAAGCCGTGGTGCGCGGATGA
- a CDS encoding NAD(P)/FAD-dependent oxidoreductase, which yields MTVRKDAIIVGGGIHGCSTALHLCLAGLKPVLIEKDYAGRHASGVNAGGVRQLARDVAEIPLSIRSMAIWENISELVDDDCGFESFGQVLVAENDAELDACRARVADLNGRGFAHEELIDGTELRRLVPAVAESCPGGVVSRRDGAAQPARTTAAFRRKAEQLGALVREGIAATSIRKEHGLWHVDAGSETFAAPVLVNAAGAWAGRIAAQFGEPVPVETIAPMLMITSPVAHFIDPVVILRGRKLSFKQFPNGTVLIGGGHLATPYQDRNETVLDWRKLSDSASTVSELFEVMRNTTIVRAWAGIEARMRDDIPVFGPSARHEGLYHQFGFSAHGFQLGPGAGAVMAELIVSGGTQTRVSDLSIARFRDPIPSPTT from the coding sequence ATGACGGTGAGAAAGGATGCCATCATCGTGGGTGGCGGCATCCACGGCTGCTCCACCGCGCTGCATCTCTGTCTCGCCGGCTTGAAGCCGGTGCTGATCGAGAAGGACTATGCCGGCCGCCATGCCTCCGGCGTCAATGCCGGCGGCGTGCGGCAGCTCGCGCGCGACGTCGCCGAGATTCCGCTGTCGATCCGCTCGATGGCGATCTGGGAGAACATCAGTGAGCTCGTCGACGATGATTGCGGCTTCGAGAGCTTCGGCCAGGTCCTGGTCGCCGAGAACGACGCGGAGCTCGACGCCTGCCGTGCCCGCGTCGCCGATCTCAACGGACGCGGCTTCGCTCATGAGGAACTGATCGACGGTACGGAGTTGCGCCGCCTCGTGCCGGCCGTGGCCGAGAGCTGCCCGGGCGGCGTGGTGTCGCGGCGCGATGGCGCCGCGCAGCCCGCGCGCACGACGGCGGCGTTTCGCCGCAAGGCCGAGCAGCTCGGTGCACTCGTGCGTGAGGGGATTGCCGCGACCAGCATCCGGAAGGAGCATGGTCTTTGGCATGTCGACGCTGGCAGCGAGACGTTTGCCGCACCGGTGCTGGTCAACGCCGCCGGCGCCTGGGCCGGACGCATCGCGGCGCAGTTCGGCGAGCCGGTGCCGGTCGAGACCATCGCGCCGATGCTGATGATCACCTCGCCCGTCGCGCACTTCATCGATCCCGTCGTGATCCTGCGCGGCCGCAAGCTGTCGTTCAAGCAGTTCCCGAACGGCACGGTGCTGATCGGCGGCGGGCATCTCGCCACCCCCTATCAGGACCGCAACGAGACGGTGCTCGACTGGCGCAAGCTGTCGGATAGTGCGAGTACGGTGTCCGAGCTGTTCGAGGTGATGCGCAACACCACCATCGTGCGTGCCTGGGCCGGCATCGAGGCGCGCATGCGCGACGACATTCCGGTGTTTGGCCCGAGCGCACGGCACGAGGGGCTGTATCACCAGTTCGGCTTCTCCGCGCATGGCTTCCAGCTCGGCCCCGGCGCCGGCGCCGTGATGGCCGAGCTGATCGTCAGCGGCGGCACCCAGACCCGCGTCAGCGATCTCAGCATCGCGCGCTTCCGCGACCCCATCCCGTCACCAACCACATGA
- the leuD gene encoding 3-isopropylmalate dehydratase small subunit translates to MKPFEILTTNACALPLASIDTDQLIPARFMKRSRADGYGQYLLYDMRFDEKGQTRPDFPLNAASAAGAGVLVVRRNFGAGSSREAAVYALADFGFRCVIAPSFGDIFASNAVNNGLLPAKVSDADAEEILALLQTTAAAITVDLNDGLIRLGNRTFSFSVDPTWRTRLINGWDDLDLTLSLTGDIASFEDRDAEQRPWARLRDRST, encoded by the coding sequence ATGAAGCCGTTCGAGATCCTCACGACCAATGCCTGCGCGCTGCCGCTCGCCAGCATCGACACCGATCAGCTGATCCCGGCGCGGTTCATGAAGCGCTCGCGCGCCGACGGCTATGGGCAATATCTGCTTTACGACATGCGGTTCGACGAAAAGGGCCAGACGCGGCCCGACTTTCCGCTCAACGCGGCGAGCGCCGCCGGCGCCGGAGTGCTGGTCGTCAGGCGCAATTTCGGCGCCGGCTCCTCGCGCGAGGCCGCGGTCTACGCGCTGGCCGATTTCGGCTTCCGCTGCGTGATCGCGCCGAGCTTCGGCGACATCTTCGCCTCCAATGCCGTCAACAACGGATTGCTGCCGGCGAAAGTCAGCGACGCCGATGCGGAAGAGATTCTCGCGCTGCTACAAACCACGGCAGCAGCGATCACCGTCGACCTCAACGATGGCCTGATCCGGCTCGGCAACCGCACGTTTTCGTTTTCGGTCGATCCGACCTGGCGCACGAGGCTGATCAACGGCTGGGACGATCTCGACCTCACTCTGTCGCTCACCGGCGATATCGCCAGCTTTGAAGATCGCGACGCCGAACAGCGCCCCTGGGCCCGACTGCGGGACCGGAGCACCTGA
- a CDS encoding ABC transporter ATP-binding protein, which produces MSLLELDRVGKSFGPNTAVEEFSLGVAKGEFISFLGPSGCGKTTTLQMIAGFLDPSQGAIRLEGKDLVAVPPAKRGLGIVFQSYALFPHMTAAENVAFGLEMRKVARNEREERVRSALTLVGLAGYEDRHPRRMSGGQQQRVALARALVIRPSVLLLDEPLSNLDARLREDMQIELRQIQRNLGTTTILVTHDQIEAMSLSDRIVVMSKGRIEQIGTPQEVYEQPASAFVAQFLGKTNEFAATVARTADQAKLVAGSWSAPAPVGVSGTVTVTVRPERISFGDAGLAGRITSRIFQGNHWLFQCDTECGPAIVIRQNDGQMQPEQGAAVHLVWQDADMSLRAAKAAA; this is translated from the coding sequence ATGTCCCTCCTCGAACTCGACCGTGTCGGAAAATCGTTCGGCCCGAACACGGCCGTCGAAGAGTTCAGCCTCGGCGTCGCCAAGGGCGAGTTCATCTCGTTCCTCGGCCCCTCCGGCTGCGGCAAGACCACGACCCTGCAGATGATCGCGGGCTTCCTCGATCCCTCGCAGGGCGCGATCCGGCTCGAAGGCAAGGATCTCGTCGCGGTGCCGCCGGCGAAGCGCGGGCTCGGCATCGTGTTTCAGAGCTACGCGCTGTTTCCGCACATGACGGCGGCCGAGAACGTCGCGTTCGGCCTGGAGATGCGCAAGGTCGCGCGCAACGAACGCGAGGAGCGCGTGCGATCGGCTCTCACGCTGGTCGGCCTTGCCGGCTATGAGGACCGTCATCCCCGTCGCATGTCCGGCGGCCAGCAGCAGCGCGTCGCGCTGGCGCGGGCGCTGGTGATCCGTCCGAGCGTGCTCCTGCTCGACGAGCCGCTGTCCAATCTGGACGCACGGCTGCGCGAGGACATGCAGATCGAGCTGCGCCAGATCCAGCGCAATCTCGGCACCACCACCATCCTCGTCACCCACGATCAGATCGAGGCGATGTCGCTGTCCGACCGCATCGTCGTGATGAGCAAGGGGCGGATCGAGCAGATCGGCACGCCGCAAGAGGTCTATGAGCAGCCGGCCTCGGCCTTCGTCGCGCAGTTTCTCGGCAAGACCAACGAGTTTGCTGCGACGGTCGCTCGCACCGCAGACCAGGCCAAGCTCGTTGCGGGTTCGTGGAGCGCGCCGGCGCCTGTCGGGGTCTCCGGGACCGTGACGGTCACCGTCCGGCCTGAGCGCATCAGCTTCGGCGACGCCGGTCTCGCGGGGCGCATCACCAGCCGGATATTCCAGGGCAATCACTGGCTGTTCCAATGCGACACCGAGTGCGGGCCCGCGATCGTGATCCGGCAAAATGACGGTCAGATGCAGCCGGAGCAGGGCGCCGCGGTGCATCTCGTCTGGCAGGACGCGGACATGAGCCTGCGCGCCGCGAAGGCTGCGGCATGA
- a CDS encoding ABC transporter permease, whose translation MSRNGPLALIFHALFVVFMLAPIVVVCWVAFTPEGFLSIPITSFSLRWFRALANYPEFVHAFGVSLWLGALSSCVALLFAVPAALALSRYRFRGRDALSALFLSPLMIPHVVLGIAFLRFFTSVGIGGTFVALVIAHVVVVFPFALRLTLASATGMDRSVEMAAISLGADGWTMFRRVTLPAILPGIVSGWMLAFIQSFDDLTMTVFLATPGTETLPVRMFLYIQDNIDPLVTSVSASVIAVTMTVLILLDRFYGLDRVLTAKGGDAGR comes from the coding sequence ATGAGCCGGAATGGTCCTCTGGCGCTGATCTTCCACGCGCTGTTCGTCGTCTTCATGCTGGCGCCGATCGTGGTCGTCTGCTGGGTCGCCTTCACGCCGGAAGGTTTTCTGTCGATCCCGATCACCAGCTTCTCGCTGCGCTGGTTCAGGGCGCTGGCGAACTATCCGGAATTCGTCCACGCATTTGGCGTGAGCCTGTGGCTCGGCGCGCTGTCGTCCTGCGTGGCGCTGCTGTTCGCGGTGCCGGCGGCGCTGGCGCTCAGCCGCTATCGCTTCCGCGGCCGCGATGCGCTGTCGGCACTGTTCCTGTCGCCCTTGATGATCCCGCATGTCGTGCTCGGCATCGCCTTCCTGCGCTTCTTCACCTCGGTCGGCATCGGTGGCACGTTCGTGGCGCTGGTGATCGCCCATGTCGTCGTCGTGTTTCCGTTCGCGCTGCGGCTGACCTTGGCGTCGGCCACGGGCATGGACCGCTCGGTCGAGATGGCCGCGATCTCGCTCGGCGCCGACGGCTGGACCATGTTCCGCCGCGTCACCCTGCCGGCGATCCTGCCGGGCATCGTGTCCGGCTGGATGCTCGCCTTCATCCAGTCGTTCGACGACCTGACCATGACCGTGTTCCTGGCGACGCCCGGCACCGAGACCTTGCCGGTGCGCATGTTCCTCTACATCCAGGACAACATCGATCCGCTGGTGACGTCGGTGTCCGCCAGCGTCATTGCCGTCACCATGACCGTCCTGATCCTGCTCGACCGCTTCTACGGGCTCGACCGCGTGCTGACCGCCAAAGGCGGCGACGCAGGACGATAG
- a CDS encoding M20/M25/M40 family metallo-hydrolase has product MNEQRSLPRPSAGLNAVFAHVENQKQDFLARVMDYVRHPSISAHNIGIAEVAALLVTMLQEIGLEAETVPTAGHPMVLGRWQNKPGAPTVLLYGHYDVQPPDPLELWVSPPFEPTIRDGRIYARGIGDNKGQHFAQLMAIESHLKVHGELPCNVIVLLEGEEEIGSPRIAEFVAGHREKLKADYVVTADGPMHPSGRPTMTYGVRGMCSFELRAKHARRDVHSGNLGGIVPNPIWTLVHLLGTMKNAAGEITIDGLHDAIVPLSALDVAAVERLPLDLDAAKASLGLTRLDAPAERGYYERLMFHPTLTINGFHGGYGGPGSKTVLPCEAVVKCDIRLVEAMTPDDVLAKVEAHVKKHSPEVEFIPRGGMLPSRVPLDTPYGAIIRDAIELAQGVPPLEFPCTGGSLPDYVFTKILGVPAFVVPYANADEANHAPNENMTIDCFYNGIRTGAALLDRVGASKS; this is encoded by the coding sequence ATGAACGAACAGCGTAGCCTGCCGCGTCCATCCGCTGGCTTGAATGCAGTGTTCGCTCACGTCGAGAACCAAAAGCAGGATTTCCTCGCCCGCGTGATGGACTATGTCCGGCATCCCTCGATCAGCGCTCACAATATCGGCATCGCCGAAGTCGCCGCACTGCTGGTGACGATGCTGCAGGAGATCGGGCTCGAGGCGGAGACGGTGCCGACGGCGGGCCATCCGATGGTGCTCGGGCGCTGGCAGAACAAGCCGGGCGCGCCGACCGTGCTGCTCTATGGCCACTACGACGTGCAGCCGCCGGATCCGCTCGAGCTGTGGGTGAGCCCGCCGTTCGAGCCGACCATCCGTGACGGCCGCATCTATGCGCGCGGCATCGGCGACAACAAGGGCCAGCACTTCGCGCAGTTGATGGCGATCGAATCTCATCTCAAGGTTCACGGCGAGCTGCCGTGCAACGTGATCGTCCTGCTCGAAGGCGAGGAGGAGATCGGCAGTCCGCGCATCGCCGAGTTTGTCGCCGGACATCGCGAGAAGTTGAAGGCCGATTACGTGGTCACCGCCGACGGCCCGATGCATCCGTCGGGACGGCCGACCATGACCTATGGCGTCCGCGGCATGTGCTCGTTCGAGCTGCGTGCGAAACATGCCAGGCGAGACGTGCATTCCGGCAATCTCGGCGGCATCGTGCCGAATCCGATCTGGACCCTGGTGCATCTGCTCGGGACGATGAAGAATGCCGCCGGCGAGATCACGATCGACGGTCTGCACGACGCGATCGTGCCGCTGAGCGCGCTCGACGTCGCCGCGGTGGAGCGTCTGCCGCTCGATCTCGATGCTGCCAAGGCGAGCCTCGGTCTCACGCGTCTCGATGCCCCGGCGGAGCGCGGCTATTACGAGCGGCTGATGTTCCATCCGACGCTCACCATCAACGGCTTCCACGGCGGCTATGGCGGCCCCGGCAGCAAGACGGTGCTGCCGTGCGAGGCGGTCGTCAAATGCGACATCCGCCTGGTCGAGGCGATGACGCCGGACGATGTGCTGGCGAAGGTGGAAGCCCACGTCAAAAAACATTCCCCCGAGGTCGAGTTCATCCCCCGCGGCGGCATGCTGCCCTCGCGCGTGCCGCTCGATACGCCCTATGGCGCCATCATCCGCGACGCGATCGAATTGGCGCAAGGCGTGCCGCCGCTGGAATTTCCCTGCACCGGCGGTAGCCTGCCGGACTACGTCTTCACCAAGATCCTGGGCGTGCCCGCTTTCGTCGTTCCCTATGCCAATGCCGACGAGGCAAACCACGCGCCGAACGAGAACATGACGATCGACTGCTTCTACAATGGCATCCGTACCGGCGCCGCGCTGCTCGACCGCGTCGGCGCAAGCAAGAGCTAG
- a CDS encoding NAD(P)/FAD-dependent oxidoreductase, which produces MKRDYDVAVVGGGLLGSAIAWGLGRLGQRVAVLDEGDIAKRASRANFALVWVQSKGLGMPAYTGWTVRGAKAWPQLAEELKSQTALDVVLQQNGGFHLTLGEAEYEQRTQLVARMHNQAGAADYQMEMLPAAEVKKMLPLIGPEVSGGSFCPYDGHVNSLRTFRALHAGMKQFGVDYLPERAVSAIMREGDEFRLTTALGEVHAAKVVLAAGNANQTLAPMVGLSAPMGPTRGQIVVTERTVPFLPHPLTTIRQTDEGTVMIGDSKEDELDDRVQNFSVNAVMADRAQRTFPHLARLNVVRSWTGIRVMPKDGFPIYEQSETHPGAFVACCHSGVTLAANHAFEIARMVKDGALDAELVGAFTASRFASETGAGGSGYY; this is translated from the coding sequence ATGAAAAGAGACTACGACGTCGCCGTCGTCGGCGGCGGCCTGCTCGGCTCTGCGATTGCCTGGGGACTCGGCCGGCTTGGCCAGCGCGTCGCCGTGCTCGACGAAGGCGACATCGCCAAGCGCGCCTCGCGCGCCAACTTCGCGCTGGTGTGGGTACAGAGCAAGGGCCTGGGCATGCCGGCCTATACCGGCTGGACTGTGCGTGGCGCCAAGGCGTGGCCGCAACTCGCCGAAGAGCTGAAGTCGCAGACGGCCCTCGACGTGGTGCTGCAGCAGAATGGCGGCTTTCATCTCACCCTTGGCGAGGCCGAATACGAGCAGCGCACGCAACTCGTCGCCCGCATGCACAACCAGGCCGGCGCCGCCGACTATCAAATGGAGATGCTGCCGGCGGCAGAGGTGAAGAAGATGCTGCCGCTGATCGGGCCGGAGGTCTCCGGCGGCAGTTTCTGTCCCTATGACGGACACGTGAATTCGCTGCGCACCTTCCGCGCGCTGCATGCCGGCATGAAGCAGTTCGGCGTCGACTATCTGCCGGAGCGCGCGGTCAGTGCGATCATGCGCGAGGGCGATGAGTTCAGGCTGACGACGGCGCTAGGCGAGGTGCACGCCGCCAAGGTCGTGCTCGCGGCGGGCAATGCCAACCAGACGCTGGCGCCGATGGTCGGCCTGTCAGCGCCGATGGGACCCACGCGGGGCCAGATCGTCGTGACCGAGCGCACGGTGCCGTTCCTGCCGCATCCGCTGACCACGATCCGCCAGACCGACGAGGGCACGGTGATGATCGGCGACAGCAAGGAGGATGAGCTCGACGACCGCGTGCAGAACTTTTCCGTCAACGCTGTGATGGCCGATCGCGCTCAGCGCACCTTTCCGCATCTGGCGCGGCTCAACGTCGTCAGGAGCTGGACCGGCATCCGTGTGATGCCGAAGGACGGCTTCCCGATCTACGAGCAGTCGGAGACTCATCCGGGCGCCTTCGTCGCCTGCTGCCATTCCGGTGTGACCTTGGCCGCCAACCACGCCTTCGAGATCGCGCGCATGGTCAAGGACGGCGCGCTCGATGCGGAGCTGGTCGGTGCCTTCACGGCGAGCCGCTTTGCGAGCGAAACTGGAGCGGGCGGCAGTGGCTATTACTGA
- a CDS encoding ABC transporter substrate-binding protein gives MKHLNLLVAVSVAVLAPASQVSAQQKTLYVAGYGGSFEKTVREEVIPPFEQANGVKVEYVAGNSTDTLAKLQAQKGNQQIDVAILDDGPMYQAIQLGFCDKVTGLPGDLLDIAHFKDDKAVAIGLVATGLMYNKKVFAEKGWAAPNSWNDLKDPKYKQQLVIPPINNTYGLNALLMLAKMNGGSETNVDAGFKIFKTDINPNVLAYEPSPGKMTELFQSGQAVIAVWGSGRVQSFANTGFPVDFVYPKEGAVSLLTTACPIAKASVSPLASSFIKLLLDPKIQLTMLKEYGYGPVVKSVVVPEGVGAMAPIGERAAKVYAPDWTVVNEKREEWTKRWNREVER, from the coding sequence ATGAAGCACCTCAACCTCCTGGTGGCGGTCAGCGTCGCCGTCCTGGCGCCGGCCTCCCAGGTCTCGGCTCAGCAGAAGACGCTCTATGTCGCCGGTTATGGCGGCTCGTTCGAGAAGACGGTCCGCGAGGAGGTGATCCCGCCGTTCGAGCAGGCCAACGGCGTCAAGGTCGAATACGTCGCCGGCAATTCCACCGATACGCTCGCCAAGCTGCAGGCGCAGAAGGGCAATCAGCAGATCGACGTCGCGATCCTCGACGATGGCCCGATGTACCAGGCGATCCAGCTCGGCTTCTGCGACAAGGTCACCGGACTGCCCGGCGATCTCCTCGACATCGCGCATTTCAAGGACGACAAGGCGGTCGCCATCGGCCTCGTCGCGACGGGGCTGATGTACAACAAGAAGGTGTTCGCCGAGAAAGGCTGGGCGGCGCCGAATTCGTGGAATGACCTGAAGGATCCGAAATACAAACAGCAGCTCGTCATCCCGCCGATCAACAACACCTACGGACTCAACGCGCTGTTGATGCTGGCCAAGATGAACGGCGGCAGCGAGACCAATGTCGATGCCGGCTTCAAGATCTTCAAGACCGATATCAATCCGAACGTGCTCGCCTACGAGCCGTCGCCGGGCAAGATGACCGAGCTGTTCCAGTCGGGCCAGGCCGTCATCGCCGTGTGGGGCAGCGGCCGCGTGCAGAGCTTCGCCAACACCGGCTTTCCGGTCGATTTCGTCTATCCGAAGGAGGGCGCCGTGAGCCTGCTGACGACGGCGTGCCCGATCGCCAAGGCCTCGGTCTCGCCATTGGCGTCGAGCTTCATCAAGCTGCTGCTCGATCCGAAGATCCAGCTCACGATGCTGAAGGAATATGGCTACGGCCCGGTGGTGAAGTCGGTCGTGGTGCCCGAGGGCGTCGGCGCCATGGCGCCGATCGGCGAGCGGGCCGCCAAGGTCTATGCGCCCGATTGGACCGTGGTCAATGAGAAGCGCGAGGAATGGACCAAGCGCTGGAATCGCGAAGTCGAGCGCTGA
- a CDS encoding ABC transporter permease — translation MVASNSSDTRAGLSLALPALMLFTGVVVIPLAMTVMLSFHDWGQYKGIEPVFILKNWIEIFDDPYYAEMFWRTFRVALLATLITAVFGVPEAYILNRMQGPWKGLFLLVIIGPLLISVVARTLGWALLFGGNNGLANKLLMTLGLINSPVRFMFTETGMVIALAHAMMPFMVLAVWTALQRLDPQIENAALSLGANSLTVVRRIVLPQIMPGVLSGAIIVFSLSASAFATPAIIGGRRLKVAATLAYDEFLNTLNWPLGAAVAVLLLIALVLIVVGSNALIERRYQEMFR, via the coding sequence ATGGTCGCGTCCAACTCGTCCGACACGCGCGCCGGCCTCTCGCTGGCGCTGCCCGCCTTGATGCTGTTCACTGGCGTCGTCGTGATTCCACTCGCGATGACCGTGATGCTGTCGTTCCACGATTGGGGCCAGTACAAGGGCATCGAGCCGGTCTTCATCCTGAAGAACTGGATCGAGATATTTGACGATCCTTACTATGCCGAGATGTTCTGGCGCACCTTCCGGGTCGCGCTGCTGGCGACCTTGATCACCGCGGTGTTCGGCGTGCCCGAGGCCTACATCCTCAACCGCATGCAGGGGCCGTGGAAGGGCCTCTTCCTGCTGGTGATCATCGGCCCGTTGTTGATCTCGGTGGTGGCGCGCACCCTCGGCTGGGCGCTGCTGTTCGGGGGCAATAACGGTCTGGCCAACAAGCTTCTCATGACGCTTGGCCTGATCAACTCGCCGGTCAGATTCATGTTCACCGAGACCGGCATGGTGATCGCGCTGGCGCATGCGATGATGCCGTTCATGGTGCTCGCGGTGTGGACCGCGCTGCAGCGGCTCGATCCGCAGATCGAGAATGCCGCGCTGTCGCTCGGCGCCAACTCGCTGACCGTGGTCCGCCGCATCGTGCTGCCGCAGATCATGCCGGGCGTTCTGTCGGGCGCGATCATCGTGTTCTCGCTGTCGGCAAGCGCTTTCGCCACGCCCGCGATCATCGGCGGCCGCCGGCTCAAGGTCGCGGCCACGCTCGCCTATGACGAATTCCTGAACACGCTGAACTGGCCGCTCGGCGCCGCCGTCGCCGTGCTGCTGCTGATCGCGCTGGTGCTGATCGTGGTCGGTTCCAACGCGCTGATCGAGCGCCGCTACCAGGAGATGTTCCGATGA